From Acidobacteriota bacterium, one genomic window encodes:
- a CDS encoding helix-turn-helix domain-containing protein yields the protein METVQQTRPGPAWSLTAPPAYRYVSSDPNTQADNLRGWSQLYDQLSVGGFKGEIAGARFSGIHLFCETTNLSLRQSCVVQSNSWWFGIPVSEDDSFRIDERRVEDGTVVVRRGRQPFELITPASFRIFGVVIPHKVLVDHLRSVFPDEDALERIELGAMQGRMRASNATRRLFGDVLGEIGRRPEVLQSPAACLAIQGPVLDAITEMCASSQQTHEIPRIAMEHAQIVRKVRQFLLENSDRTISVPELCTIFKVSRRTLQYAFDHVLGIGPNAYLKILRLNGVRRDLLRRDIRIPVQQAASDWGFWHLSQFAKDYRTLFDELPSVTAKRAERALI from the coding sequence GTGGAGACCGTACAACAAACTCGCCCCGGTCCTGCCTGGTCCCTCACTGCTCCGCCAGCTTATCGCTATGTCTCCAGCGACCCAAACACGCAGGCAGACAACCTGCGCGGCTGGTCGCAACTCTACGACCAGCTCTCTGTAGGCGGTTTCAAAGGAGAGATTGCAGGCGCACGCTTTAGCGGCATCCATCTCTTCTGCGAAACAACGAATCTTAGCCTGCGTCAGTCCTGCGTCGTGCAATCCAACAGCTGGTGGTTCGGCATTCCCGTCTCCGAAGACGATTCATTCCGCATCGACGAGCGGCGTGTCGAAGATGGAACTGTGGTCGTCCGTCGCGGCCGCCAGCCCTTTGAGCTGATCACTCCCGCCAGCTTCCGTATCTTTGGCGTTGTTATCCCTCACAAGGTTCTTGTCGATCATCTGCGCTCGGTCTTCCCCGACGAAGACGCGCTGGAGCGCATCGAACTCGGCGCTATGCAGGGGCGCATGCGCGCCAGCAACGCAACGCGACGGCTCTTCGGCGATGTGCTTGGAGAGATCGGCCGCCGTCCCGAGGTTCTGCAATCTCCCGCGGCGTGTCTTGCCATTCAAGGCCCTGTCCTCGACGCAATCACTGAGATGTGCGCATCGTCCCAGCAGACGCACGAGATTCCCCGCATTGCAATGGAACATGCGCAGATCGTCAGAAAAGTCAGGCAGTTTCTACTGGAAAACAGCGACCGAACGATCTCCGTGCCGGAGCTGTGTACGATCTTCAAGGTCAGCCGAAGAACGCTGCAATATGCGTTCGACCATGTGCTTGGCATCGGCCCCAATGCCTATCTTAAGATCCTTCGCTTGAATGGAGTTCGTCGCGACCTGTTGCGCCGGGACATAAGAATCCCCGTACAGCAGGCGGCCTCCGACTGGGGCTTCTGGCATCTCAGTCAGTTCGCCAAGGACTATCGAACACTGTTCGATGAGCTTCCTTCCGTAACGGCGAAGCGCGCTGAACGCGCACTCATCTGA
- the eat gene encoding ethanolamine permease, protein MAVGDILNDSQHLSATLNTWQLWGIAVGLVISGEYFGWSYGWASAGTLGFLVTTIYVATMYTTFIFSFTELTTAIPQAGGPFAYAERAFGEVGGYLAGAATLIEFVFAPPAIALAIGAYLNVQFPALAPKNAAVLAYLLFMAINIIGVRIAASFELFITMLAIIELLVFMAVVAPGFKISNFVAHGWAGHAQFHAGAFHGMFAAVPFAIWFFLAIEGVAMAAEEAERPAHSIPIAYISGICTLLALAIGVMLFAGGVGDWRILSNINDPLPQAMKIIVGPSSGWLHMLVWLGLFGLIASLHGIIFGYSRQIFALARAGYLPSVFSRIHPRLKTPWVAILAGGVIGIAAIYSDSFITIGGQPLTANIVTMSVLGALVMYAISMLALFRLRKAEPDMARPFRARLYPLGPIWTLAGVCVCLASIVYNNKAISLIFCGLLAIGYLVVHLTRSRLAA, encoded by the coding sequence ATGGCAGTGGGAGATATCTTGAACGATAGCCAACACTTAAGCGCCACGCTGAATACATGGCAACTGTGGGGCATCGCCGTCGGTCTCGTCATTTCGGGCGAATACTTCGGCTGGAGTTACGGTTGGGCGAGCGCAGGAACGCTTGGTTTTCTTGTGACGACGATCTACGTCGCCACCATGTATACGACCTTCATCTTCAGCTTTACGGAGCTGACGACGGCGATTCCTCAGGCTGGCGGCCCGTTTGCCTACGCGGAGAGGGCGTTTGGCGAGGTGGGAGGGTACCTTGCAGGAGCCGCGACATTGATTGAGTTCGTCTTTGCGCCGCCTGCGATTGCACTTGCCATCGGCGCCTACCTCAACGTGCAGTTCCCCGCTCTCGCACCGAAGAATGCGGCTGTGCTGGCCTATCTCTTATTTATGGCCATCAATATCATTGGCGTGCGTATCGCCGCGAGCTTCGAGCTCTTCATCACGATGCTTGCCATTATCGAACTGCTCGTGTTCATGGCCGTTGTCGCACCGGGGTTCAAGATTTCCAATTTTGTTGCGCATGGATGGGCCGGTCACGCTCAATTTCACGCGGGCGCGTTTCATGGCATGTTTGCCGCGGTACCGTTTGCAATCTGGTTTTTTCTTGCGATCGAAGGCGTCGCGATGGCTGCTGAAGAAGCAGAGCGACCCGCGCATTCGATCCCGATCGCTTATATCTCCGGTATCTGCACGCTGCTGGCGTTGGCGATTGGCGTGATGCTGTTTGCCGGCGGAGTTGGCGACTGGCGCATCTTGTCGAATATCAACGATCCTTTACCGCAGGCAATGAAGATTATTGTCGGCCCTTCGAGCGGATGGCTCCATATGCTGGTGTGGCTCGGGCTCTTCGGGCTGATCGCCTCGCTGCACGGAATTATCTTCGGCTACTCGCGGCAGATCTTCGCGTTGGCACGCGCAGGTTATCTGCCTTCGGTCTTCAGCAGGATTCACCCGCGACTGAAGACGCCGTGGGTGGCTATTCTTGCGGGAGGAGTTATCGGCATCGCAGCAATTTATAGCGACTCGTTCATTACGATCGGCGGCCAACCGCTGACGGCGAACATTGTCACGATGTCGGTACTGGGCGCTCTTGTTATGTACGCCATCAGCATGTTGGCGCTATTCCGTCTACGCAAAGCAGAGCCCGATATGGCGCGGCCATTTCGTGCGAGACTCTATCCGCTGGGACCGATCTGGACGCTGGCCGGCGTGTGTGTCTGCCTGGCCAGTATTGTCTATAACAATAAAGCGATCTCTCTGATCTTCTGCGGGTTGCTTGCTATTGGATATCTCGTGGTTCATCTCACCCGTTCGAGATTGGCTGCCTGA
- a CDS encoding ethanolamine ammonia-lyase subunit EutB, translated as MAFAHTINGTKYSFRDLKDLLAKATPARSGDELAGIAAASEIERAAARFALADVPLKHFLNECVIPYEDDEVTRLIVDTHDEAAFAAVAHLTVGQLREWILEEATTSQQSDTLAAVAHGLTPEMAAAVSKIMRNQDLIFAASRIRVVTRFRTTIGLPGTMAVRLQPNHPTDDPRGILASVIDGILYGCGDAVIGINPASDSIGSAITLLNLLDDFRNRFDAPIQSCVLTHITNTIEAIRLGAPVDLVFQSIAGSEKANTSFGIALSLLKEAHQAALSLKRGTLGTNCMYFETGQGSALSAQANFGVDQQTCEARAYAVARAFDPLLVNTVVGFIGPEYLFDSKQIIRAGLEDHFCGKLLGLPMGCDVCYTNHAEADQDDMDNLLSLLAMAGVNFIIGVPGADDIMLNYQSTSFQDALYVRSVLGLKRAPEFEGWLHAMQIVDRQGNLAFSRASLERLLPGEVFDSLA; from the coding sequence ATGGCATTTGCACATACGATCAACGGAACGAAGTATTCTTTTCGAGATCTGAAAGACCTGCTTGCGAAGGCCACTCCTGCTCGTAGCGGGGACGAACTTGCCGGTATTGCGGCTGCTTCAGAGATCGAACGTGCAGCCGCGCGTTTCGCGTTAGCCGATGTCCCGTTGAAACACTTCCTGAACGAGTGCGTGATCCCCTATGAAGACGATGAGGTCACAAGGCTGATCGTCGATACGCATGATGAAGCCGCGTTTGCCGCAGTTGCTCATCTTACCGTGGGCCAGCTTCGCGAGTGGATTCTGGAAGAGGCAACAACGAGCCAACAGAGCGATACGCTCGCGGCTGTCGCGCACGGGCTTACCCCTGAGATGGCGGCTGCCGTCTCGAAGATCATGCGCAACCAGGACCTGATCTTCGCAGCCAGTAGAATTCGCGTGGTCACGCGGTTCCGCACGACGATTGGACTGCCGGGCACCATGGCTGTGCGCTTGCAGCCCAATCACCCCACGGACGATCCAAGGGGAATTCTTGCATCGGTCATCGACGGCATCCTGTATGGCTGCGGCGATGCAGTGATCGGCATCAACCCTGCAAGCGACAGCATCGGTTCGGCCATAACGTTGCTCAACCTGCTTGACGACTTCCGCAATCGATTCGACGCGCCGATTCAGAGCTGCGTATTGACGCACATCACCAACACCATTGAAGCAATCCGCCTGGGAGCGCCGGTGGATCTGGTCTTTCAGTCCATTGCCGGTAGTGAAAAAGCGAATACGAGTTTCGGAATTGCGCTCTCGCTGCTCAAAGAAGCACATCAGGCGGCGCTCTCCCTGAAGCGTGGCACGCTTGGCACGAACTGCATGTACTTTGAAACTGGCCAGGGCAGCGCGCTTTCGGCGCAAGCGAACTTCGGCGTGGACCAGCAGACCTGCGAAGCGCGAGCATACGCGGTGGCACGGGCCTTCGACCCTCTGCTGGTTAATACCGTCGTAGGCTTCATCGGGCCGGAATATCTGTTCGACAGCAAGCAGATTATTCGCGCTGGACTCGAAGACCACTTCTGCGGCAAACTGCTTGGGCTGCCGATGGGATGCGACGTCTGCTATACCAATCATGCGGAGGCGGACCAGGACGATATGGACAACCTCCTGTCGCTGCTTGCGATGGCGGGCGTAAACTTTATCATCGGCGTGCCGGGAGCCGACGACATTATGCTGAACTACCAGAGCACCTCATTTCAAGACGCGCTCTATGTTCGTAGCGTGTTGGGCCTGAAACGTGCACCAGAGTTCGAGGGTTGGCTGCACGCTATGCAGATCGTCGATAGGCAGGGAAATCTTGCGTTCTCACGCGCTTCGCTGGAACGGCTATTGCCGGGGGAGGTCTTCGATTCCCTGGCATGA
- the eutC gene encoding ethanolamine ammonia-lyase subunit EutC yields MNKDLTRVDPWSRLTQWTTARIATGRAGVSTPTSPLLAFNSDHALARDAIYTSLNVAGLKQSFQHAGFETLTVTSRARSRTEYLRRPDLGRLLEPTSAEALRRVQKPSPHLLTVVVADGLSALAPMTHALPLLDSLRGSLAEWVLDPIVLATEARVALGDEIGEIRGAEAVLVLIGERPGLKSPDSLGAYLTYRPRIGRMDSERNCVSNIRPEGLGYTEAAFRLVHLLDRARILGTTGVALKDNSDDMPNAPSKGILAEPV; encoded by the coding sequence ATGAATAAAGACCTGACAAGAGTCGACCCCTGGAGCAGACTCACGCAGTGGACCACGGCGCGAATTGCGACAGGGCGCGCTGGCGTGAGTACGCCAACGTCTCCATTGCTTGCATTCAACAGCGACCATGCGCTCGCGCGCGATGCCATCTATACGTCGCTGAACGTTGCAGGACTGAAACAATCTTTTCAACATGCCGGATTTGAAACACTCACTGTGACCAGTCGTGCGCGCAGCCGGACGGAGTACCTCCGGCGTCCCGACCTCGGGCGTTTGCTTGAGCCAACCTCGGCCGAGGCGTTGCGACGAGTGCAGAAGCCTTCGCCCCATCTGTTGACAGTGGTTGTAGCCGATGGGCTTTCTGCTCTTGCGCCGATGACGCATGCACTGCCACTTCTCGACTCACTGCGCGGCAGTCTCGCCGAGTGGGTGCTTGATCCAATTGTTCTCGCGACCGAGGCGCGTGTGGCGCTTGGTGACGAGATCGGAGAGATTCGCGGAGCGGAAGCCGTGCTGGTGCTTATTGGCGAGCGGCCAGGGCTGAAATCGCCAGACAGCCTGGGGGCCTATCTGACTTATCGTCCGCGCATAGGCCGCATGGATTCAGAGCGCAACTGCGTGTCGAACATTCGCCCGGAGGGTCTCGGCTACACAGAGGCAGCATTTCGACTGGTTCATCTGCTGGATCGCGCCCGGATACTGGGAACCACGGGAGTGGCATTGAAGGACAATAGCGATGACATGCCGAATGCTCCTTCAAAAGGAATACTGGCGGAGCCAGTCTAA
- a CDS encoding phospholipase C, phosphocholine-specific — MQSRRDFIKKVAMLSGLAGASGVVPESVQRAFAITPEKGSTYLDAEHIVIVMQENRSFDHVLGTLQGVRGFNDPRAIRQANGNSVFLQTSMAGETYPPFRLDIKDTKATWMGSIPHSRESQVDAWNRGHHNGWIDAKRSHHAQYAPVPLTMGHYTREDLPFHYALADAFTVCDQHYCGAMTSTTPNRSIFMTGTVRDKQSTDSLVFMRNPELSKGGMVWKTFPERLQDAGIDWKFYQNELTHGSNLSPEEHQWLSNFGCNVLEMFGAYHSETGNSDLQKRAFVTNAADKNYHNLDTLQFEIDGKKIEMKAPKGDVLHQFRYDVDHGKLPTVSWLAPPEKFSDHPTAPWFGGWWVSEIVDILTKNPEVWKKTILIYTYDENDGYFDHAPSFVAADPKNRATGRASAGIDTGLEYTYVQDELRQGVPERDARSGPIGLGYRVPLIVASPWTRGGWVNSQLCEHSSTLQFLETFIARKYGKQLRETNISPWRRTVSGDLTSVFRPFDGEKAELPFLERDKVLKTIQMAKYKELPSNFKKLSREEIAQVNADTKGSTLLSRQEKGIRPSNALPYELYADGGVASGNFELHLTAANTVHGARSAGSPFNVYLRNVRLDSGAKKYAGDNSDMFVATYTVKAGDTLHQAFPMNLFASNKYEIEVVGPNGFYRCFRGDSAPNVLAVRSTCEMKSSSLTGNIELKLKNNGQSPIVVDVRDESYKTGTQNVKIAAGAESSVVLNLSKQHGWYDFSVKQTGFNAESRYAGRIETGNSSYSDPAMGHSI; from the coding sequence ATGCAATCAAGGCGCGATTTTATTAAGAAGGTAGCGATGCTCAGCGGTCTGGCCGGAGCATCGGGTGTTGTGCCGGAGTCGGTGCAGCGAGCCTTCGCCATCACTCCCGAGAAGGGCTCAACCTACCTGGATGCCGAGCACATCGTCATCGTGATGCAGGAGAACCGGTCTTTCGATCATGTTCTGGGAACTCTGCAGGGTGTGCGCGGTTTCAACGACCCGCGTGCCATCCGTCAGGCCAATGGCAACAGTGTCTTTCTACAGACCAGCATGGCCGGAGAGACGTACCCGCCTTTCCGTCTGGATATCAAGGACACAAAGGCAACATGGATGGGATCGATTCCCCACTCCCGGGAGTCTCAGGTCGACGCCTGGAACCGAGGTCACCACAATGGATGGATCGACGCCAAGCGCTCGCACCACGCGCAGTATGCGCCTGTTCCGCTGACGATGGGGCATTACACGCGCGAAGATCTGCCCTTCCACTATGCGCTGGCCGATGCCTTCACCGTGTGTGACCAGCACTATTGCGGCGCGATGACCAGCACCACGCCAAATCGCAGCATCTTTATGACTGGTACGGTACGCGACAAGCAGAGTACTGATTCACTTGTTTTCATGCGCAATCCCGAGCTCAGCAAAGGCGGCATGGTCTGGAAGACGTTCCCTGAGCGGTTGCAGGATGCCGGCATCGACTGGAAGTTCTATCAAAATGAACTGACGCATGGCTCAAACCTATCTCCGGAAGAGCATCAATGGCTTTCGAACTTCGGTTGTAACGTTCTCGAAATGTTCGGTGCCTACCACTCAGAGACAGGAAACTCCGACCTGCAAAAGCGCGCTTTCGTTACGAATGCTGCCGACAAAAACTATCACAATCTCGATACGCTGCAATTCGAGATTGATGGAAAGAAGATTGAGATGAAGGCCCCGAAGGGCGACGTGCTCCACCAGTTCCGTTACGACGTCGACCACGGCAAGCTCCCGACGGTCTCCTGGCTGGCGCCACCAGAGAAGTTCTCCGACCATCCCACGGCCCCCTGGTTTGGAGGATGGTGGGTCTCCGAGATCGTTGACATCCTGACAAAGAACCCTGAGGTCTGGAAAAAGACAATTCTCATCTATACCTACGATGAGAACGACGGTTACTTCGACCATGCACCTTCATTCGTAGCCGCAGATCCGAAGAACCGTGCTACCGGACGCGCCTCCGCTGGAATCGATACCGGTCTTGAATACACCTATGTTCAGGACGAGCTACGTCAGGGTGTTCCAGAGCGCGATGCCCGGAGCGGCCCCATCGGGCTTGGCTATCGCGTTCCACTCATCGTTGCTTCTCCATGGACGCGCGGCGGCTGGGTCAACTCACAGCTCTGCGAGCACAGCTCTACGTTGCAGTTCCTCGAAACCTTTATCGCTCGCAAGTACGGCAAACAGTTGCGCGAGACAAACATCAGCCCATGGCGTCGCACCGTTTCCGGCGATCTCACTTCCGTCTTCCGCCCCTTTGACGGCGAGAAGGCAGAGCTGCCTTTCCTGGAACGCGACAAGGTCCTCAAGACGATTCAGATGGCGAAGTACAAAGAGCTTCCCTCTAACTTCAAGAAGCTCAGCCGTGAAGAGATCGCGCAGGTCAACGCGGATACGAAAGGTTCAACGTTGCTTTCCAGGCAGGAGAAGGGCATTCGCCCTTCAAACGCCCTGCCATACGAGTTATACGCAGACGGCGGCGTGGCGAGCGGTAACTTTGAGCTGCATCTGACGGCAGCCAATACTGTTCATGGAGCAAGATCTGCGGGATCGCCCTTCAATGTCTATCTTCGCAATGTGCGTCTCGATAGCGGAGCGAAGAAATATGCGGGTGATAACTCCGACATGTTTGTAGCTACTTATACCGTCAAGGCGGGCGATACGCTCCACCAGGCCTTCCCGATGAATCTCTTCGCGAGCAATAAATATGAGATCGAGGTCGTAGGGCCTAACGGCTTCTACCGGTGTTTCCGCGGTGATTCTGCACCGAATGTGCTCGCCGTGCGCTCCACGTGTGAGATGAAAAGCTCCTCTCTGACCGGCAACATAGAGCTGAAGCTTAAGAACAACGGGCAATCCCCTATCGTTGTGGACGTACGCGACGAGTCGTATAAAACTGGCACGCAGAACGTGAAGATTGCGGCCGGTGCCGAGTCGTCCGTTGTCCTGAATCTCTCAAAGCAACATGGATGGTATGACTTTTCAGTAAAGCAGACTGGTTTCAATGCCGAGTCCCGGTACGCGGGCCGCATCGAGACCGGTAATTCCAGCTATAGCGATCCTGCAATGGGGCATTCGATATAA
- a CDS encoding TonB-dependent receptor yields MQLKKLLSLALMLTVMLLCAGRSYAQFETSSILGRVTDSTGAVLVGATVTVTNVDTNVAISRVTDKAGEYTVPALRAGVYKIVASMAGFNDAITENVHLLVGTNQSVNLKMSLGASETVTVQSDQLVLETASSQKQQVLTDDAIEAFPLKDMNYSDLLPLASGVTQDAAGQDLGTSSTVREGSYNINGQRSTYNNYLLDGMDNNAHGTSNQGFSNQVINPSQYNITQFSIVTTIPGAEYGRAAGGTINVAFKQGTNKFHGTVYESLRNTVANANGFFKAASNAGATSRTTLIRNQFGGNIGGPILRDKFFFFADYEGLRQVRQTVNQANIFKLSDHQLIASPNATANTTAVTNPFTGEKYASDRPLPRGALSPIALSILDAFPLPNNNGAGAASISSNWSSLQRFINSYDKEDLRIDAQWTPRMSSFLRVSQSKEHDLDGPILPSPIGGGNGYFRTINQQVALGLTRQIGSAQLLEARLGASFTKGGKHPYTLGDPRTFGIQGVPTDPKVWGGLITIGLNGYSGIGRQATNPQWQYPFFLNPKITYSWLHGVHNFKAGYEFGYLRQTVQDVNPIYGDMEFQSAFTGYTISDFLFGVPNEIDLTTYFVAHIRQGGHSAFFQDDWRILPKLTLNIGLRYEYASHFYEKDGRLTNFDPANTPYNGQLIRAAASGSAYQKQLIDPDLNDFMPRFGFAYSPNTKMVLRGGYGIGYMHYTRSGEADNLAVNGPQMNAAVYNQVPKFTSSSTTKPTPTLYTLDTGFPQGMASPANFNLFTSTVKWLPRNYRDPYVQSWYFGVQASAGKNRVVEVAYVGNHGLKLQEVGTYNQRRPELGKDLSGNFVRPYSNIGDVTETFNGGMSNYNGLQARFEQKSLYGLWILNALTWARSFGNVGDSLTSSRGFSGSPQDYYAFQRNDYGPLQYDTPILNNTAVNWKVPIGRGGKLWRKAGPLMNNLIGGWQITAYNQYHSGPALTPNFTPSGVQQLSNSGGVQYRPYFAVDDAKGSVTGVPYTSLRSIAIKRLHIPGHPEAAFCDTVYVSTYGCTLGFATANPSAVAKPDPVSASGDWSGTTSDPRGNVPNGLLRGDSFDQLDAGINKTFYLPEKLRLEFRGQFYNVLNKTNFTVPGMTCCSTSFGRITSTYGPGRIGQIQARLIF; encoded by the coding sequence ATGCAACTCAAAAAACTGCTCTCGCTGGCGCTGATGCTGACCGTGATGCTTCTGTGCGCCGGGCGCTCCTATGCCCAGTTTGAGACATCCTCGATCCTCGGAAGAGTTACCGACTCAACAGGTGCTGTGCTGGTCGGTGCTACGGTGACGGTGACCAACGTCGACACCAATGTTGCGATTAGCCGCGTGACCGACAAGGCCGGCGAATACACGGTACCGGCGCTCCGTGCAGGTGTTTACAAAATTGTTGCAAGCATGGCTGGCTTCAACGACGCCATTACGGAAAATGTGCATCTGCTGGTTGGAACCAACCAGAGCGTCAATCTGAAGATGTCGCTCGGTGCATCGGAGACTGTCACGGTGCAGTCGGACCAGTTGGTACTAGAGACGGCCTCCAGCCAGAAGCAGCAGGTGCTTACCGACGATGCGATCGAAGCTTTTCCGCTGAAAGATATGAACTATAGCGACCTGTTGCCGCTCGCCTCAGGTGTGACGCAGGACGCGGCCGGGCAGGATCTGGGCACCAGCAGCACGGTGCGCGAAGGGTCCTACAACATCAATGGCCAGCGCTCGACTTACAACAACTACCTGCTCGATGGCATGGACAACAACGCACACGGCACGTCCAACCAGGGTTTCTCCAACCAGGTCATCAATCCGTCGCAATACAACATCACGCAGTTTTCGATCGTGACGACAATACCTGGCGCCGAGTATGGGCGCGCGGCGGGAGGCACGATCAACGTCGCCTTCAAGCAAGGCACCAATAAGTTCCACGGCACCGTCTATGAGTCGCTGCGTAACACAGTCGCCAATGCCAATGGGTTCTTCAAGGCCGCAAGCAACGCGGGCGCGACCAGCCGAACGACGCTGATTCGCAACCAGTTCGGCGGCAATATCGGCGGCCCCATCCTGCGCGACAAGTTCTTCTTCTTCGCCGATTACGAAGGCCTCCGCCAGGTGCGCCAGACGGTAAACCAGGCGAACATCTTCAAGCTCAGCGACCACCAGCTCATCGCCTCACCCAACGCGACGGCCAACACAACGGCAGTGACAAACCCGTTTACTGGCGAGAAGTATGCTTCAGATCGCCCTTTGCCACGCGGTGCGTTGTCGCCCATCGCACTGTCCATTCTCGATGCATTTCCTCTTCCCAATAACAACGGCGCAGGCGCAGCGTCCATTTCCAGCAACTGGTCTTCGCTGCAACGCTTTATAAACAGTTACGACAAGGAAGATCTTCGTATCGATGCGCAGTGGACTCCGCGTATGTCCAGCTTCCTGCGCGTCAGCCAGTCAAAAGAGCACGACTTGGACGGTCCAATCCTGCCTTCGCCGATTGGCGGAGGAAATGGCTACTTCCGTACCATCAACCAGCAGGTTGCGCTTGGCCTGACTCGCCAGATCGGATCGGCGCAGTTGCTGGAGGCGCGCCTCGGAGCCTCCTTCACTAAGGGCGGCAAGCACCCCTACACGCTTGGAGATCCCCGCACCTTCGGTATCCAGGGTGTACCGACCGATCCTAAGGTGTGGGGAGGACTGATCACCATAGGACTCAATGGATATAGCGGCATTGGACGACAGGCCACTAACCCGCAGTGGCAATATCCGTTCTTCCTCAACCCTAAGATTACTTACTCGTGGCTTCACGGAGTTCACAACTTCAAGGCGGGATATGAGTTCGGATATCTGCGCCAGACGGTGCAGGATGTGAACCCTATCTATGGCGACATGGAGTTTCAGAGCGCATTTACCGGATATACCATCAGCGACTTCCTCTTCGGCGTGCCGAACGAAATAGACCTGACAACCTACTTTGTTGCTCATATCCGCCAGGGCGGCCATTCAGCTTTCTTTCAGGACGACTGGAGGATTCTGCCAAAGCTCACTCTGAATATTGGCCTGCGTTATGAGTATGCTTCGCACTTCTACGAGAAGGACGGTCGCCTGACGAACTTCGATCCGGCCAATACGCCGTATAACGGCCAGTTGATACGTGCTGCCGCCTCTGGTTCTGCCTATCAGAAACAGCTTATCGATCCCGATCTGAATGATTTCATGCCGCGCTTCGGATTCGCCTACTCCCCAAATACGAAAATGGTGCTGCGCGGCGGTTACGGTATTGGTTATATGCATTACACGCGCTCCGGCGAAGCGGACAACCTGGCGGTCAATGGTCCTCAGATGAACGCGGCCGTTTACAACCAGGTGCCGAAGTTCACCAGTTCATCAACGACTAAACCAACACCGACGTTGTATACGCTGGATACCGGGTTTCCACAGGGAATGGCCTCCCCGGCAAACTTCAATCTCTTTACCTCGACAGTAAAGTGGCTTCCGCGTAACTACCGTGACCCTTATGTGCAGAGTTGGTACTTCGGAGTTCAGGCAAGCGCCGGTAAGAATCGCGTTGTCGAGGTCGCTTATGTCGGCAATCACGGCTTGAAGTTGCAGGAGGTTGGGACTTACAACCAGCGGCGCCCGGAGTTGGGTAAAGATCTGAGTGGAAATTTCGTCCGTCCCTATAGCAACATTGGCGATGTCACGGAGACCTTCAATGGGGGTATGAGCAACTACAATGGCCTCCAGGCGCGATTTGAGCAAAAAAGCTTGTACGGCTTATGGATACTCAATGCCCTTACGTGGGCTCGCTCCTTCGGCAATGTAGGCGATTCCCTGACCTCTTCGCGCGGCTTCTCCGGCAGTCCACAGGACTACTATGCTTTCCAGCGGAACGATTACGGCCCGTTGCAGTATGACACGCCGATTCTCAACAATACTGCCGTGAACTGGAAGGTTCCAATCGGACGTGGAGGAAAACTGTGGCGCAAAGCGGGTCCGCTGATGAACAACCTGATCGGTGGATGGCAGATTACTGCCTACAATCAATATCATTCCGGTCCTGCGCTAACGCCAAACTTCACGCCATCGGGCGTGCAGCAACTATCCAATTCGGGTGGGGTGCAATACCGCCCATATTTTGCAGTAGACGACGCAAAGGGCAGTGTTACCGGTGTTCCTTATACATCACTGCGTAGCATCGCTATCAAGCGGCTTCACATCCCCGGTCACCCAGAGGCTGCGTTCTGCGATACGGTTTATGTCAGTACTTATGGTTGCACGCTTGGCTTCGCGACAGCCAACCCAAGCGCTGTTGCAAAGCCTGATCCAGTATCTGCTTCTGGTGATTGGTCAGGAACTACTTCCGATCCTCGGGGCAATGTGCCTAACGGGTTGCTGCGCGGAGACTCGTTCGATCAGCTGGATGCTGGCATCAACAAGACCTTTTACCTGCCAGAGAAACTGCGTTTGGAGTTTCGTGGCCAGTTCTATAACGTGCTCAATAAAACGAACTTCACCGTGCCTGGCATGACATGCTGTTCCACATCGTTCGGCCGTATCACCAGCACGTATGGTCCTGGGCGTATCGGCCAGATACAGGCGCGTCTGATCTTCTAA
- a CDS encoding glycerol-3-phosphate responsive antiterminator: protein MQARSATMEGKSSRLGFYCTAEMGTNPSTSIEFVSNPVIASVTTPEAFEIALLAPTRSLCILTGNPLTLPGLLKRAHDCGKLCAVNIDFLDGLSRDRFAIEFLAAHGVAGVVSTRTETLKAAQALGLMTILRTFAIDTAAVMAAKKSLAQFRPDAVEVLPAMAAPRVSKYLKEVYPGMTTIGGGLIETVREIEDLLHAGIKAITTSNTRLWLI, encoded by the coding sequence ATGCAGGCTCGATCCGCAACAATGGAAGGTAAGTCATCGCGTCTCGGCTTTTATTGCACGGCTGAAATGGGAACGAACCCCTCTACTTCGATTGAGTTCGTAAGCAATCCCGTTATCGCGTCTGTTACGACCCCGGAAGCCTTCGAAATCGCTCTGCTCGCTCCGACGCGGTCGCTGTGTATTCTTACCGGCAACCCGCTTACATTGCCGGGTCTCCTTAAACGCGCACACGACTGCGGCAAGCTCTGCGCAGTCAATATCGATTTTCTGGACGGGCTTTCGCGAGACCGCTTTGCAATCGAATTTCTGGCAGCGCATGGAGTTGCGGGCGTCGTCTCCACTCGCACAGAAACGCTCAAGGCGGCCCAGGCACTGGGTCTGATGACGATCCTACGCACCTTTGCGATCGACACAGCCGCTGTCATGGCTGCAAAGAAATCGCTGGCCCAATTCCGGCCCGATGCCGTTGAGGTATTACCGGCCATGGCTGCGCCGCGCGTCAGCAAGTACCTCAAAGAGGTTTATCCCGGAATGACCACGATCGGGGGAGGGTTGATCGAGACCGTGCGCGAGATCGAAGACCTGCTTCACGCTGGAATAAAAGCAATCACAACAAGCAACACTCGTTTGTGGCTGATTTAG